From a region of the Candidatus Melainabacteria bacterium RIFOXYA2_FULL_32_9 genome:
- a CDS encoding excinuclease ABC subunit C, with protein MTNDLNRRVYEHKNKLVKGFSSKYNLNKLVYYEIYDNPEDAILREKKIKNGTREKKINLVNSINENWKDLYDEISI; from the coding sequence ATGACAAACGATTTAAACAGAAGAGTATACGAACACAAGAATAAACTTGTGAAAGGTTTTAGCTCTAAGTATAATTTGAATAAATTAGTATATTATGAAATATATGACAACCCGGAAGATGCAATACTAAGAGAGAAAAAGATAAAAAACGGTACAAGAGAAAAGAAAATAAATTTGGTAAATAGTATCAATGAAAACTGGAAAGATTTATATGATGAAATAAGTATTTAG